A genome region from Actinomycetota bacterium includes the following:
- a CDS encoding MerR family transcriptional regulator, which produces MTISELAGEFGIAPSAIRYYEEVGLLSPHRDSPRSQRLYDERDRARLKLILRGRRFGYSLSELADILALYDADPTQEKQIVRTLEYGFRHIREIDERIEELLEIRGEMLEFARDFLAILQRKGGGDGGREAFLEAAGKVIAELEEREFGPVAGKREGPGKGPGRRPVKKAGKKAGEKGAARGAKVRDRGSAGRPSREG; this is translated from the coding sequence ATGACCATCTCGGAGCTGGCGGGAGAATTCGGCATCGCGCCCAGCGCCATCAGGTATTACGAGGAGGTGGGGCTGCTCTCTCCCCACCGCGACTCCCCCAGGAGCCAGAGGCTCTACGACGAGCGGGACCGGGCGCGCCTCAAGCTCATCCTGCGCGGCAGGCGCTTCGGCTATTCCCTTTCCGAGCTCGCCGACATCCTCGCGCTCTACGACGCCGACCCCACCCAGGAGAAGCAGATCGTGCGCACCCTGGAATACGGGTTCCGGCATATCCGCGAGATAGACGAGAGGATAGAGGAGCTCCTGGAGATACGCGGCGAGATGCTGGAATTCGCCCGGGACTTCCTCGCTATCCTGCAACGGAAGGGAGGGGGAGACGGCGGGAGGGAAGCTTTCCTGGAAGCGGCGGGGAAGGTCATCGCCGAGCTGGAGGAAAGGGAATTCGGTCCCGTCGCCGGGAAGCGTGAGGGGCCGGGAAAGGGGCCGGGAAGGAGACCAGTGAAGAAGGCGGGGAAGAAGGCGGGTGAGAAGGGCGCTGCACGGGGCGCGAAGGTTCGGGACCGCGGGTCCGCAGGGAGACCGTCACGGGAGGGATGA
- a CDS encoding acyl-CoA dehydrogenase family protein: protein MSLPDRNNPYSFNPYLEWRRNVDYYADDPFLQRMLRAFAGPEAEAVDREAREFSRKASFRWRDLAERAATPENRPYMKHFDGHGNRIDRIVRPYETEVMEREVFSEGMFSDAVSPWARFMKIFLLSENSEAGIVCPLACTWGLAALLEKYADRPETQRILAHVKDGRDGEYAVGAQFVTEIQGGSDVPANLVEAVQEGGEWRIYGRKFFCSAAQADYAVVTAKPSGSERVGCFVVPMWRDKEREIRNGYTIDRLKWKMGTVELPTAEITFDGALAYPVGPLDRGVAIVVGIVLTISRLVVGIGGGAGMARGLREGRKYAEFRTAFGLPLHLFPMVAAQIAEYERCTRRTIAGSFRLYRDFIALPGGLAPGLTTREPLDLKRRRFEVRQLVMLQKITVAADTNDFARRGISLFGGHGVMEDFSIFPRMLRDGLVNELWEGPRNVLLTQMHRDFQRVAEWYPADEFVASVLRGADPSLVGEFSREIRELLSIPHLFEMNERTLEVCTRWDDFCGRLFHAYQDLALADAEAAAEAGEYAAKTAAGR from the coding sequence ATGTCTCTACCGGACAGGAACAACCCCTACAGCTTCAACCCTTACCTCGAGTGGCGCAGGAACGTCGATTACTACGCGGACGATCCTTTCCTGCAGAGGATGCTGCGCGCGTTCGCGGGCCCCGAGGCAGAAGCGGTGGACCGCGAGGCCAGGGAGTTCTCGCGCAAGGCCTCCTTCCGCTGGCGCGATCTCGCAGAGAGGGCGGCCACGCCCGAGAACCGGCCCTACATGAAGCATTTCGACGGACACGGGAACCGCATCGACCGCATAGTGCGGCCTTACGAGACGGAGGTCATGGAGAGGGAGGTCTTCTCGGAGGGCATGTTCTCGGACGCCGTCTCGCCCTGGGCCCGCTTCATGAAGATCTTTCTCTTGAGCGAGAACTCCGAGGCGGGGATAGTATGCCCGCTGGCCTGCACGTGGGGCTTGGCGGCACTTCTGGAAAAATATGCCGACAGACCAGAGACGCAGCGCATCCTCGCACACGTGAAGGATGGCCGCGACGGCGAGTACGCCGTAGGCGCCCAGTTCGTCACCGAGATCCAGGGCGGCTCCGACGTCCCCGCCAACCTCGTGGAGGCCGTGCAGGAGGGCGGGGAATGGCGCATCTACGGGAGGAAGTTCTTCTGCTCGGCTGCCCAGGCCGACTACGCCGTGGTCACGGCTAAGCCCAGCGGCTCGGAGCGCGTGGGCTGTTTCGTCGTCCCCATGTGGCGGGACAAGGAGAGGGAGATACGCAACGGGTACACAATAGACCGCCTGAAGTGGAAGATGGGAACGGTGGAGCTGCCCACCGCCGAGATCACCTTCGACGGGGCGCTCGCCTACCCGGTGGGGCCCCTGGACAGGGGAGTGGCCATCGTGGTGGGGATCGTGCTCACCATCTCCCGCCTGGTGGTGGGCATAGGGGGAGGGGCGGGCATGGCGCGGGGGCTGCGCGAGGGCAGGAAGTACGCCGAGTTCCGCACCGCTTTCGGACTCCCCCTGCACCTTTTCCCCATGGTGGCCGCGCAGATCGCCGAGTACGAGAGGTGCACCCGGCGCACCATCGCCGGCAGCTTCAGGCTGTACCGCGATTTCATCGCCCTACCCGGCGGGCTCGCGCCCGGCCTCACCACCCGGGAACCCCTGGACCTGAAGAGGAGACGCTTCGAGGTGCGCCAGCTGGTCATGTTGCAGAAGATCACCGTTGCCGCGGACACCAACGACTTCGCCCGCAGGGGCATCAGCCTCTTCGGGGGCCACGGCGTCATGGAAGACTTTTCCATTTTCCCCCGCATGCTGCGCGATGGGCTGGTGAACGAGCTCTGGGAGGGGCCCCGCAACGTGCTGCTCACGCAGATGCACCGGGACTTCCAGCGGGTGGCGGAATGGTACCCGGCGGACGAGTTCGTGGCCTCCGTGCTGCGGGGGGCTGACCCCTCCCTGGTGGGGGAGTTCTCGCGGGAGATAAGGGAGCTCCTCTCCATACCGCACCTCTTCGAGATGAACGAGAGGACGCTGGAGGTCTGCACGCGCTGGGACGATTTCTGCGGCCGCCTCTTCCACGCCTACCAGGACCTGGCCCTCGCCGATGCAGAGGCCGCGGCGGAAGCGGGAGAATACGCGGCGAAAACGGCGGCGGGTAGGTGA
- a CDS encoding glycerol kinase produces MDDRYILVNDVGTTGVRAALFDRDANILHETYAEIPQLFPRPGWTEQDPILLFEKCVEVTRETLREAGVEPSRIAAMGIATQRATSLLWDRASGEPVYNAITWQDTRMSDTCEKINRSPLFRFLHLLGNIYQRIAVLGEGLRRNRLGKLLITAAHFTVTPAQSSAHARWILDNVEGAARRAEAGELLFGTVDSWLVWKYTRGAVHATDYSNVSATGMYDPFGMRWSPLLLKPFGLPGGLRLPEIRETSGDFGVTEAFGEPIPIRSVVADQQAALFGEACFEPGSVKCTNGTGSFIDMNTGEEPMASVHRLTPLIAWRIGGKTTYMIEGIISSAGSSVQWLRDNLQIIREAAESQELAESCSDCGGVYVVPAFTGLTAPYWDPYARGTVIGLTRATTREQVVRATLESIAYQCRDVIEAMQGDSGIEVRAIKADGGASRNDFLMQFLADILEVQVERPEMLEATALGAAYLAGMAAGYWRYPDDILGTRRVERVFEPRMDAATREQLYAGWKRAVERARRWA; encoded by the coding sequence ATGGACGATCGCTATATCCTGGTGAACGACGTGGGGACCACGGGGGTGCGGGCGGCCCTGTTCGATCGAGACGCGAACATCCTCCACGAGACCTACGCGGAGATCCCGCAGTTGTTCCCCAGGCCCGGCTGGACGGAGCAGGACCCCATCCTTCTCTTCGAGAAGTGCGTGGAGGTGACGCGGGAGACCCTGAGGGAGGCGGGCGTGGAGCCGTCGCGCATCGCGGCCATGGGCATCGCCACGCAGCGCGCCACCAGCCTCCTCTGGGACCGCGCGAGCGGGGAACCGGTGTACAACGCCATCACCTGGCAGGACACGCGCATGTCCGACACGTGCGAGAAGATCAACCGCAGCCCGCTGTTCCGCTTCCTGCACCTGCTTGGCAATATTTACCAGAGAATCGCCGTCCTCGGCGAGGGCCTTCGGCGCAACCGCCTGGGGAAGCTGCTCATCACCGCGGCGCACTTCACCGTGACCCCCGCCCAGTCCTCCGCCCACGCCCGCTGGATCCTGGACAACGTGGAGGGGGCGGCGCGCAGGGCGGAGGCGGGTGAACTGCTCTTCGGAACCGTGGATTCCTGGCTGGTGTGGAAGTACACGCGGGGAGCGGTGCACGCCACCGACTACTCCAACGTGAGCGCCACCGGCATGTATGACCCCTTCGGCATGCGCTGGAGCCCGCTCCTCCTCAAGCCCTTCGGGCTGCCGGGCGGGTTGCGCCTGCCGGAGATACGGGAGACCAGCGGCGACTTCGGGGTCACCGAGGCCTTCGGAGAACCCATCCCCATCCGCAGCGTGGTGGCGGACCAGCAGGCCGCCCTCTTCGGCGAGGCCTGCTTCGAGCCGGGGAGCGTGAAGTGCACCAACGGGACGGGGTCCTTCATCGACATGAACACGGGCGAGGAGCCCATGGCCTCGGTGCACAGGCTCACCCCCCTCATCGCCTGGAGGATAGGGGGAAAGACCACCTACATGATAGAGGGGATCATCTCCAGCGCGGGCTCCTCCGTGCAGTGGCTGCGGGACAACCTGCAGATAATCAGGGAGGCCGCGGAGTCGCAGGAGCTGGCGGAGTCCTGCTCCGACTGCGGCGGAGTCTACGTGGTCCCCGCCTTCACCGGGCTCACCGCCCCTTACTGGGACCCCTACGCGCGGGGCACGGTGATCGGCCTCACGCGGGCCACCACCCGCGAGCAGGTGGTGAGGGCTACCCTGGAGTCCATCGCCTACCAGTGCCGGGACGTCATCGAGGCCATGCAGGGGGATTCCGGCATCGAGGTGCGCGCCATCAAGGCGGACGGGGGGGCCTCCCGCAACGACTTCCTCATGCAGTTCCTGGCGGATATCCTCGAGGTGCAGGTGGAGCGCCCGGAAATGCTCGAGGCCACGGCACTGGGGGCCGCCTACCTGGCGGGCATGGCGGCGGGATACTGGAGATATCCCGACGACATCCTGGGGACCAGGAGGGTGGAGAGGGTCTTCGAGCCCCGCATGGACGCCGCCACCCGGGAGCAGCTCTACGCGGGCTGGAAGCGGGCGGTGGAGAGGGCGCGCCGCTGGGCCTGA
- a CDS encoding (Fe-S)-binding protein, which translates to MFHEELCNLCGDCILKCPYMDYDREQSIEQFRRLKEGETPEIVSECVTCVACNQFCEKGANPFDLILERQEETGVLNIPEENTQLFRNLPNAPSEVVEGEPDRPVLSLCSVGDLIPGLFEGPLFAGCTFLKGGRYFCNVGWVHLGYHSPVRDGARRVVDSLAESGAREIVLYHDDCYALLAAMVKDYGVEVPFRPVHIIEYLLERARERRDEIRPLGLKVAYQQPCASRYTPWKDEWLDELFNLIGVERVERKFDRRHAMCCGSPMVPRDREKAMEIRRRNVDDAVQHGAQAMAYLCPLCVLNLRKTATAAGLENHHLIELLKMALGDTT; encoded by the coding sequence ATGTTTCACGAGGAGCTCTGCAACCTGTGCGGCGACTGCATCCTCAAATGTCCCTACATGGATTACGACCGCGAGCAGTCCATCGAGCAGTTCCGCCGCCTCAAGGAGGGGGAGACGCCCGAGATCGTGAGCGAGTGCGTCACCTGCGTGGCATGCAACCAGTTCTGCGAGAAGGGCGCCAATCCCTTCGACCTCATCCTGGAGCGCCAGGAGGAAACGGGAGTGCTGAACATCCCGGAGGAGAACACGCAGCTCTTTCGCAACCTGCCCAACGCCCCGAGCGAGGTGGTGGAGGGCGAACCCGACCGGCCGGTGCTCTCGCTCTGCAGCGTGGGAGACCTGATACCGGGGCTGTTCGAGGGGCCCCTCTTCGCGGGGTGCACCTTCCTCAAAGGGGGCAGGTACTTCTGCAACGTGGGATGGGTGCATCTCGGATACCACTCGCCGGTGCGCGATGGCGCCCGGAGGGTGGTGGACAGCCTGGCCGAGAGCGGCGCGCGGGAGATAGTCCTCTACCACGACGACTGCTACGCCCTTCTGGCGGCCATGGTCAAGGATTACGGCGTGGAGGTCCCCTTCCGCCCCGTGCACATCATCGAGTACCTGCTGGAACGCGCCAGGGAGCGCCGCGACGAGATAAGGCCCCTGGGGTTGAAGGTCGCCTACCAGCAGCCCTGCGCCTCCCGCTACACCCCCTGGAAGGACGAGTGGCTGGACGAGCTCTTCAACCTCATCGGGGTGGAGAGGGTGGAGAGGAAGTTCGACCGGAGGCACGCCATGTGCTGCGGGTCACCCATGGTGCCGCGCGACCGGGAGAAGGCCATGGAGATAAGGAGGCGCAACGTCGATGACGCCGTGCAGCACGGGGCGCAGGCCATGGCCTACCTCTGCCCCTTGTGCGTGCTCAACCTGCGCAAGACGGCGACGGCGGCGGGGCTGGAAAACCACCACCTCATCGAGCTCTTGAAGATGGCGCTGGGCGATACGACCTAA
- a CDS encoding SCP2 sterol-binding domain-containing protein, with protein sequence MALTYGTDEWEQAYQELVKERQAASSPPYIMGTPEWVDQYEKAVQNDAAYKEAAKDWEGSVVIKVLAKPEVGLDKDLYIFMDLWHGDCRSMRIVPPEAGEAGDFVITGEYERWKSVIKKELDTVKGMMQGKLKLKGDLPTIVRAVKAATRLVELSAETNPRFPDELSAEEVESLRELLKTAGEKFGI encoded by the coding sequence ATGGCTCTGACCTACGGCACGGATGAATGGGAACAGGCCTACCAGGAACTGGTCAAGGAGAGGCAAGCGGCCTCCTCCCCACCCTACATCATGGGCACCCCGGAATGGGTGGACCAGTACGAGAAGGCGGTGCAGAACGACGCCGCCTACAAGGAGGCGGCCAAGGACTGGGAGGGCTCGGTGGTCATCAAGGTCCTGGCCAAGCCGGAGGTGGGCCTGGACAAGGACCTCTACATCTTCATGGACCTCTGGCACGGCGACTGCCGCTCCATGCGCATCGTCCCCCCCGAGGCCGGCGAGGCCGGCGACTTCGTCATCACCGGCGAGTACGAGCGCTGGAAGTCGGTCATAAAGAAGGAGCTGGACACGGTCAAGGGCATGATGCAGGGAAAGCTCAAGCTGAAGGGGGACCTCCCCACCATCGTGCGGGCGGTCAAGGCGGCCACCAGGCTGGTGGAGCTCTCCGCCGAAACCAACCCTCGCTTCCCCGACGAGTTGAGCGCGGAGGAGGTCGAGAGCCTGCGTGAGCTCCTGAAGACGGCCGGGGAGAAGTTCGGCATCTGA
- a CDS encoding iron-containing alcohol dehydrogenase, whose translation MAYDKDLAFIYRNYTRIVFGINTVNDVGSEVDYLKCSRAFIVTDKGVKEAGLVEKVEKGLGSRLVGMFDECPQDSGFHIASQAAEMARAAGADCLVSVGGGSCIDTAKGAAILLKEGGDLHDYSGYQLLTRPQTPHIAIPTTAGTGSEVTYFYVIKDWDRNIKIEYGDDYIIPNTAILDPVMTQGLPPMLTATTGMDALTHAIEAIHATPAEPISDTMAFGAIRLIMEYLPRCVENGDDLFARGQQQIAATMAGVAFGNAQVGLVHGIAHTVGAVCGVPHGLANSILLPHVMKYNLDECADRYALVAEAMGVKEKGMSDEEAAEAATAAVWELTKRMGVPQTLREVNVPEEMLPEIADLTLGTGPVVFNPKMIFEAEQVLEVLKNAY comes from the coding sequence ATGGCCTACGACAAGGACCTCGCCTTTATCTACAGGAACTACACGCGCATCGTCTTCGGCATCAACACCGTCAACGACGTCGGGTCCGAGGTGGATTACCTCAAGTGCTCCCGGGCCTTCATCGTGACGGACAAGGGGGTAAAGGAAGCCGGACTGGTGGAGAAGGTGGAGAAGGGGCTGGGGAGCCGCCTCGTGGGCATGTTCGACGAGTGCCCCCAGGACTCGGGATTCCACATAGCAAGCCAGGCGGCGGAGATGGCGCGCGCGGCGGGCGCCGACTGCCTGGTGAGCGTGGGGGGCGGCAGCTGCATCGACACCGCAAAAGGTGCGGCCATCCTGCTCAAGGAGGGCGGCGACCTGCATGACTACTCCGGGTACCAGCTTCTCACCCGCCCCCAGACCCCACACATCGCCATCCCCACCACCGCCGGGACGGGGAGCGAGGTGACCTACTTCTACGTCATCAAGGACTGGGACAGGAACATCAAGATCGAGTACGGGGACGATTACATCATCCCCAACACCGCCATCCTGGACCCGGTGATGACGCAGGGGCTCCCGCCCATGCTCACCGCCACCACCGGCATGGACGCCCTCACCCACGCCATCGAGGCCATACACGCCACCCCGGCGGAGCCCATATCGGACACCATGGCCTTCGGGGCCATCCGCCTCATCATGGAGTATCTCCCCCGCTGCGTGGAGAACGGGGACGATCTCTTCGCCCGGGGGCAGCAGCAGATCGCGGCCACCATGGCCGGCGTGGCGTTCGGCAACGCCCAGGTGGGGCTGGTGCACGGCATCGCCCACACGGTGGGAGCCGTCTGCGGCGTCCCCCACGGGCTGGCCAACAGCATCCTTTTGCCGCACGTCATGAAGTACAACCTCGACGAGTGCGCGGACCGCTACGCCCTCGTCGCCGAGGCCATGGGGGTAAAGGAGAAGGGCATGAGCGACGAGGAGGCGGCGGAGGCCGCGACCGCCGCGGTGTGGGAGCTGACCAAGAGGATGGGGGTGCCACAGACGCTGCGCGAGGTAAACGTCCCCGAGGAGATGCTCCCCGAGATAGCGGACCTCACGTTGGGCACCGGACCGGTGGTCTTCAACCCCAAGATGATCTTCGAGGCCGAGCAGGTGCTCGAGGTCTTGAAGAACGCCTACTGA
- a CDS encoding SCP2 sterol-binding domain-containing protein: MADISLGTGAEEVPLAGMLADMLKANLEKPEKLNDFNKLKARVLIHAEDAEAKITMDFDRGRLVVYGGEVGKPNISISTDAATLLDLANIKIKFGLPWYFDETGLGVVKKLLKRELKIKGMFTHLGALTRLTKVMSLN, translated from the coding sequence ATGGCCGACATCAGCCTGGGAACGGGCGCGGAGGAGGTCCCCCTGGCGGGGATGCTCGCGGACATGCTCAAGGCGAACCTGGAGAAGCCGGAGAAGCTGAATGACTTCAACAAGTTGAAGGCGCGTGTGCTCATCCACGCCGAGGACGCCGAGGCCAAGATCACCATGGACTTCGACCGCGGCAGGCTTGTGGTCTACGGCGGCGAGGTGGGCAAGCCGAACATATCCATCTCCACCGACGCCGCCACCCTTCTGGACCTGGCCAACATCAAGATCAAGTTCGGGCTGCCCTGGTATTTCGACGAGACCGGCCTGGGCGTGGTGAAGAAGCTGCTGAAGAGGGAGCTGAAGATCAAGGGCATGTTCACCCACCTGGGAGCCCTTACCAGGCTCACCAAGGTCATGTCGCTGAACTGA
- a CDS encoding aldehyde ferredoxin oxidoreductase family protein, translating into MAYGNMGKVAEVDLTSGTVSEIELDEQIYRDYIGGAGLAAKLLYDRGNLDAAPLDPDNLLIFATGPLTGIGFSGSSRLSVGARSPLTGIWGQASCGGNFGPELKRCGYDALILKGKADRPVYLLLGNDSVEIAPAEDLWGKDVYETTDILKERHGKQCKVLAVGPAAENGVPFGSITNDYGHHFGRSGMGTVMASKNVKAVAAQGDRKMEYADPEKVKAMQEEHRELVKDSIFCSAISAFGTGANMEAKMYEGDVPTRNWGQGLWEEGAEKLSGIALADSFIVDHASCRGCAVRCKPVVEVKEGPYAMGPGPGPEYETQASFGTMIMNDNLAALCKINDFCNRMGMDTITCGATVAWAMDCFEAGILKPEDYDGVELKWGDVDAVIDLLPKIVTREGKLGALLAKGSRAAAEEIGGGADAFLTDSKGLEAPMHDPRCNWGDGLAYAVSIRGACHVSNLTFLLEWGAIEYPEIGLDKNYQPQSAEYKAEAVALTADLGCIMNSACWCEFPGTIYSVTQWAELFNAVAGYGWDVEKMMEAGARVWFLQRCLGHIWGATGADDRIGKRIMTPVEDGGIAGSVPDMDTMLREFYEYRGMTPDGMPTRETLEKYGLGYLADRLNL; encoded by the coding sequence ATGGCATACGGCAACATGGGCAAGGTGGCGGAGGTGGACCTCACATCCGGCACGGTAAGCGAGATAGAGCTGGACGAGCAGATCTACCGCGACTACATAGGCGGGGCCGGCCTGGCGGCCAAGCTCCTCTACGACCGCGGGAACCTGGACGCCGCGCCCCTGGACCCGGACAACCTCCTCATCTTCGCCACCGGCCCTCTCACCGGGATCGGCTTCTCCGGTTCCAGCCGCCTCTCGGTGGGAGCGCGCTCCCCCCTGACGGGCATCTGGGGACAGGCCTCGTGCGGGGGTAACTTCGGCCCCGAGCTGAAGCGCTGCGGCTACGACGCCCTCATCCTCAAGGGGAAGGCGGATAGGCCAGTCTACCTGCTGCTGGGCAACGACAGCGTGGAGATCGCGCCCGCCGAAGACCTGTGGGGAAAGGACGTCTACGAGACCACCGACATCCTCAAGGAAAGGCACGGCAAGCAGTGCAAGGTCCTCGCGGTCGGGCCAGCCGCCGAGAACGGGGTCCCCTTCGGGAGCATCACCAACGACTACGGGCATCACTTCGGCCGCTCCGGCATGGGCACGGTGATGGCCTCCAAGAACGTCAAGGCCGTCGCCGCCCAGGGCGACAGGAAGATGGAGTACGCCGACCCCGAGAAGGTCAAGGCCATGCAGGAGGAGCACCGCGAGCTGGTGAAGGACAGCATCTTCTGTAGCGCCATCTCCGCCTTCGGCACCGGCGCCAACATGGAGGCCAAGATGTACGAAGGCGACGTGCCCACCCGCAACTGGGGGCAGGGCCTGTGGGAGGAGGGGGCGGAGAAACTCTCCGGCATCGCCCTCGCCGACAGCTTCATAGTGGACCACGCCAGCTGCCGGGGATGCGCGGTGCGCTGCAAGCCCGTGGTGGAGGTGAAGGAGGGGCCCTACGCCATGGGACCCGGCCCGGGACCCGAGTACGAGACGCAGGCCTCCTTCGGCACCATGATCATGAACGACAACCTGGCAGCACTGTGCAAGATCAACGACTTCTGCAACCGCATGGGCATGGACACCATCACCTGCGGTGCCACCGTCGCCTGGGCCATGGACTGCTTCGAGGCGGGCATCCTCAAGCCCGAGGACTACGACGGCGTGGAGCTCAAGTGGGGTGACGTGGACGCCGTCATCGACCTCCTCCCCAAGATCGTCACAAGGGAGGGAAAGCTGGGGGCCCTGCTGGCCAAGGGTTCACGGGCGGCCGCGGAAGAGATCGGAGGAGGGGCGGACGCCTTCCTCACCGACTCCAAGGGACTGGAAGCCCCCATGCACGACCCCCGCTGCAACTGGGGGGATGGCCTCGCCTATGCCGTTTCCATCCGGGGCGCCTGCCACGTATCCAACCTCACCTTCCTCCTTGAGTGGGGGGCCATCGAGTATCCCGAGATAGGGCTGGACAAGAACTACCAGCCGCAATCGGCAGAGTACAAGGCGGAGGCCGTGGCCCTTACCGCGGACCTGGGTTGCATCATGAACTCCGCCTGCTGGTGCGAGTTCCCGGGCACCATCTACTCGGTCACGCAGTGGGCGGAGCTCTTCAACGCCGTTGCCGGGTACGGCTGGGACGTGGAGAAGATGATGGAGGCGGGAGCCCGGGTATGGTTCCTGCAGCGATGCCTGGGCCACATCTGGGGCGCCACGGGAGCCGACGACCGCATCGGCAAGCGCATCATGACCCCCGTGGAGGACGGGGGCATCGCGGGGTCCGTCCCGGACATGGACACCATGCTGCGCGAGTTCTACGAGTACCGCGGCATGACGCCGGACGGCATGCCCACCCGCGAGACGCTGGAGAAGTACGGGCTGGGCTACCTGGCCGACCGCCTCAACCTCTGA
- a CDS encoding Zn-ribbon domain-containing OB-fold protein has product MSDWKKDVQVLVHEGKISVPYSWTVGSTLSRFYCELRDNGKIWANRCPSCGAVFVPPKAKCIHCYGEPHDWVELPGTGTVESYTIVRYEEPALHPRQAPFVYGLVRMDGADTCLLHFIGEVEPEKVKVGMRVEAVLEEEREGNILDIRHFRPLG; this is encoded by the coding sequence ATGAGCGACTGGAAAAAGGACGTACAGGTCCTGGTACATGAGGGGAAGATAAGCGTCCCCTACTCCTGGACGGTGGGGAGCACCCTCAGCCGCTTCTACTGCGAGCTGCGCGACAACGGCAAGATATGGGCCAACCGCTGTCCCTCCTGCGGTGCGGTCTTCGTTCCCCCCAAGGCCAAGTGCATCCACTGTTACGGGGAACCCCACGACTGGGTTGAGCTCCCGGGCACCGGCACGGTTGAGAGCTACACCATCGTGCGCTACGAGGAACCCGCCCTCCATCCACGACAGGCGCCCTTCGTCTACGGCCTGGTGCGCATGGACGGAGCCGACACCTGCCTGCTCCACTTCATCGGCGAGGTCGAGCCGGAGAAGGTGAAGGTGGGCATGCGCGTGGAGGCGGTGCTCGAGGAGGAGCGCGAGGGCAACATCCTCGACATCAGGCACTTCCGGCCCCTGGGTTGA